Proteins encoded together in one Planctopirus ephydatiae window:
- a CDS encoding cytochrome c peroxidase, with amino-acid sequence MRWMIYSSAGVAVGLLLTMAFWFCTSSSFCDSVVQAAEENLTSAGAAHPETKNSTTDREGGYRNPRSLALSADKRLGLVANTGGSVALVDFSIGQKLSEISLVGVPWDIQWLNDQKAYVTLRGKGQVVELGVVGGKLEFLRQLPVGLEPCGLAIDGQARPPLAYVAVSGGDDVAVVDLDSFEVLQRLPAGGLPQQVIISPDRKWLAVAAQVPARVTVFDLATLKVAGEHKVYTDGFNLGPMAFEPETGSLLVSCAINRGFPVNFSNIERGWVIDNRLVRMPIPQGELGEQEQLGLDEFQKGVGDAYATRVSPNGEWIAITASGSHEIILVKRKELPWMPGDPGDFVRPELIGDKTRYRRISLAGRPLDFEFLDDRRMAVANGLKEAVEIVDLEHGKIEQSIAVGTNPHEKSLARQGEEIFFDAKHSLHQWFSCHSCHPDGHTAGQLFDTQNDRGYGAAKLTPTLYHVAETGPWTWHGWQRDLENAMKRSIEETMQSEKSSTQEQQKALVAYLETLRPASWQGNPLERSQPQDDPDWHAGKAIFFGKGACDNCHQGPQMVHDDTFEIGLKSRNDSDFRFNPPSLLGLNLRRRFLHDGRSRSLRDALEKYHAPEKVVGEKLSPEELQQLLRYLESL; translated from the coding sequence ATGCGATGGATGATTTATAGCAGTGCAGGCGTGGCTGTTGGTTTGCTGTTAACGATGGCGTTCTGGTTCTGCACCTCCTCTTCATTCTGCGACTCGGTTGTACAGGCCGCCGAGGAGAACCTGACATCTGCTGGTGCGGCTCATCCGGAGACGAAAAATTCAACCACCGATCGCGAAGGTGGCTATCGCAATCCCCGCAGTCTGGCCTTGTCTGCCGACAAGAGACTGGGACTTGTAGCAAATACGGGGGGCTCTGTGGCCCTGGTGGATTTCTCAATCGGTCAGAAACTGTCCGAGATTTCTCTTGTGGGAGTCCCGTGGGATATCCAGTGGCTGAACGATCAAAAGGCCTATGTGACTCTGCGAGGGAAAGGCCAGGTCGTCGAGCTGGGTGTCGTCGGTGGAAAGCTTGAATTCCTTCGTCAACTCCCGGTCGGGTTGGAACCTTGTGGGCTGGCCATTGACGGTCAAGCTCGTCCGCCTTTGGCTTATGTGGCTGTTTCGGGGGGCGATGATGTCGCTGTTGTTGATCTGGATTCATTCGAGGTGTTGCAGCGTTTGCCAGCCGGTGGTCTGCCACAGCAAGTTATTATCTCTCCCGACCGAAAGTGGCTCGCAGTGGCTGCACAGGTGCCGGCCCGAGTGACAGTCTTCGATCTCGCCACACTCAAAGTCGCCGGTGAGCACAAAGTTTACACAGATGGTTTCAATCTGGGCCCAATGGCGTTTGAACCTGAAACAGGCTCACTCCTCGTCAGTTGTGCCATCAATCGAGGGTTTCCGGTCAACTTCAGCAATATTGAACGGGGTTGGGTGATTGATAACCGTCTGGTGAGGATGCCGATTCCACAAGGAGAACTGGGCGAGCAGGAACAACTTGGTCTCGACGAGTTCCAGAAAGGTGTGGGAGATGCTTACGCGACGCGCGTCTCGCCAAATGGTGAATGGATCGCCATCACTGCCAGTGGCTCGCATGAGATCATTTTAGTCAAACGCAAAGAATTGCCCTGGATGCCTGGGGACCCAGGCGACTTTGTGCGTCCAGAACTGATTGGTGACAAGACGAGGTACCGCCGGATTTCGCTGGCAGGCCGTCCTTTGGATTTCGAGTTCCTTGATGATCGTCGGATGGCGGTCGCCAATGGTCTCAAAGAAGCCGTGGAAATCGTTGATCTCGAACATGGAAAAATTGAGCAGTCGATCGCTGTCGGAACCAATCCCCATGAGAAGTCTTTAGCCCGGCAAGGTGAAGAAATCTTCTTTGACGCAAAGCACAGCCTGCATCAGTGGTTCAGTTGCCATTCGTGCCATCCCGATGGCCACACCGCCGGACAACTCTTCGATACCCAGAACGATCGGGGCTATGGAGCAGCCAAGCTGACACCCACGTTGTACCACGTGGCTGAAACAGGCCCATGGACATGGCATGGCTGGCAACGAGATCTGGAGAACGCCATGAAGCGCTCCATCGAAGAAACCATGCAAAGTGAAAAGTCATCGACTCAAGAGCAGCAGAAAGCCCTTGTAGCCTACCTTGAAACACTCCGTCCTGCGTCGTGGCAGGGAAATCCTCTGGAGCGGTCACAGCCACAGGATGATCCCGACTGGCATGCCGGTAAGGCGATCTTCTTTGGGAAGGGTGCCTGTGATAACTGCCATCAGGGGCCGCAAATGGTGCATGACGATACGTTTGAGATCGGGCTGAAAAGTCGAAATGACAGCGACTTCCGATTCAATCCGCCGAGTTTGCTGGGGCTGAATCTCAGACGACGATTTCTGCACGATGGACGTTCCCGCAGTCTGCGCGACGCCCTCGAAAAGTATCATGCCCCGGAAAAGGTGGTTGGCGAGAAGCTTTCTCCCGAAGAGCTGCAGCAGTTACTTCGATATCTCGAATCTCTCTAA
- a CDS encoding acyltransferase family protein has protein sequence MTTSSANPTRLVSIDAYRGLVMILLAFNGFGILEASRNFPASEGWQTAGWMFEHVAWRGCSLWDMIQPSFMFLVGVSIPWSLAAQKAKNISIGQGWVRAICRSFLLVVLGIFLISNNKPSTDFSFVNVLTQIGLGYLVVYAVAQSSRPLAPFVSAAILAAYWLLFALWPVASLGPIGSQELAAQLNLPIDRQQLAGFGAHWNQHLNPAASFDRWFLNLFPRETPFVFNRGGYQTLNFIPSIATMLLGLAAGQTIREVPGAFPAAIRLVLGGVVIALLGWLLDITGVCPLVKRIWTPSWTLWSGGLCLSTLGLFHFLTEALQKQILAWPLTIAGMNSIVLYVCYMLLRPWTAASWERHFGPNIFLMAGPALAPILQACFVGFSFWLFVWWLQRQKVFIRL, from the coding sequence GTGACAACTTCTTCTGCCAACCCAACTCGATTGGTCTCAATTGATGCCTATCGAGGTCTGGTGATGATTCTGCTGGCCTTCAATGGGTTTGGCATTCTGGAGGCCAGTCGAAATTTTCCCGCGTCCGAAGGCTGGCAGACGGCGGGCTGGATGTTTGAGCATGTCGCCTGGCGAGGCTGCTCCCTCTGGGACATGATTCAACCTTCGTTTATGTTTCTAGTCGGTGTTTCGATCCCCTGGTCATTGGCTGCTCAGAAAGCGAAAAACATCTCGATAGGGCAGGGCTGGGTGCGTGCCATCTGCCGATCGTTCCTGCTGGTCGTGTTGGGCATTTTCCTGATCTCGAACAATAAGCCCTCGACTGATTTTTCGTTTGTGAATGTTCTGACCCAGATTGGCCTGGGATATCTCGTGGTCTATGCTGTCGCCCAGTCGTCTCGACCTCTGGCTCCTTTCGTGTCGGCAGCGATCCTCGCGGCCTACTGGCTGCTTTTTGCACTGTGGCCTGTTGCAAGTCTGGGACCTATTGGAAGTCAGGAGTTAGCAGCACAACTCAACCTCCCCATTGATCGTCAGCAACTGGCAGGTTTTGGTGCCCACTGGAATCAGCATTTGAATCCTGCGGCCAGCTTCGATCGCTGGTTTCTCAATCTTTTCCCGCGAGAAACGCCCTTCGTGTTCAATCGTGGCGGATACCAGACACTTAACTTTATTCCCTCCATCGCGACCATGTTGCTCGGCCTGGCGGCTGGTCAGACCATTCGTGAAGTCCCTGGTGCTTTCCCAGCAGCCATTCGACTGGTTCTCGGTGGAGTCGTGATTGCCTTACTTGGCTGGCTGCTGGATATCACGGGTGTCTGCCCACTCGTTAAACGCATCTGGACACCTTCATGGACACTCTGGAGCGGCGGGTTATGCCTGTCGACTCTTGGGCTCTTTCACTTTCTGACAGAAGCCCTACAGAAGCAGATTCTCGCCTGGCCACTCACCATCGCCGGGATGAACTCAATCGTGCTCTACGTCTGCTACATGTTGCTCCGACCATGGACGGCAGCCTCGTGGGAACGCCATTTCGGGCCAAACATTTTCCTGATGGCTGGCCCGGCTCTTGCTCCCATTTTACAAGCCTGTTTCGTGGGCTTTTCGTTCTGGCTGTTTGTATGGTGGTTGCAAAGACAAAAAGTCTTTATTCGTCTCTGA
- a CDS encoding metallophosphoesterase family protein has translation MKAILSDIHGNLEALEAVLADIASQGITEIYCLGDIVGYGPNPCECVDRVMAKCKLSLLGNHDQGALFDPMGFNASAERAIFWTRKQLESGRGPQADRRWEFLGELPRVHREQNLMFVHGSARNPLNEYVFPEDIYNQRKMEKIFGMIERHCFQGHTHIPGVFTENLNFLTPEEIDFNYVLRQEKVMVNVGSVGQPRNSDPRSSYVTIDGDTVRFRRVEYDFRITQKKIYDIPDLDNFLGDRLADGR, from the coding sequence TTGAAAGCCATTCTCAGCGACATCCACGGAAATCTGGAAGCGCTGGAGGCAGTCCTTGCGGACATTGCCAGCCAGGGAATTACCGAGATTTACTGCCTGGGCGACATTGTGGGCTACGGGCCTAACCCGTGTGAATGCGTCGATCGAGTGATGGCCAAGTGCAAGCTTTCTTTACTGGGAAATCACGATCAAGGGGCATTGTTCGACCCCATGGGTTTCAACGCCAGTGCCGAAAGAGCCATTTTCTGGACGAGAAAGCAACTGGAAAGTGGGCGTGGCCCTCAGGCAGATCGCCGATGGGAATTCCTGGGGGAACTGCCAAGAGTTCACCGTGAACAGAATCTCATGTTCGTGCATGGGAGTGCCAGGAATCCACTGAATGAGTATGTCTTCCCGGAAGACATCTACAATCAGCGTAAGATGGAGAAGATTTTCGGTATGATTGAGCGTCACTGCTTCCAGGGGCACACGCACATTCCAGGGGTTTTTACCGAAAATCTTAACTTTCTGACACCAGAAGAAATCGACTTCAATTACGTTCTGAGGCAAGAGAAGGTCATGGTCAATGTGGGGTCCGTCGGGCAGCCGAGAAACAGCGACCCCCGCTCTTCCTACGTGACTATCGATGGTGATACGGTGCGTTTTCGTCGAGTGGAATACGACTTCCGCATTACACAGAAGAAGATCTACGACATACCCGATCTGGATAACTTTCTCGGTGATCGTCTGGCTGATGGTCGTTAA
- the yidC gene encoding membrane protein insertase YidC, with product MEQRRFLTFIALSALVIFGWSGFVMPMLFPPPPKAEKLAEKAPDDQAADIAKPAELQPDDALVPANVIAKAGADANQPPALAPERVVEPPKLQSFPNRQILLGSTNPDEPFFLAVRLNSRGGSIETIELNDPRYRSLDDSNQPVKVVGDDPLLKLKTTDVTIEAIDRQLAALGLSLAKIDWEVVPGSESPEGVTFRFTSPDGSIQLEKAYRLPKVPGLAGKEPTKAERDNLGQGYLLDYSLTIRNLTENPREVRYSMQGPVGVPLENPENVTKYRDVRVGFVLPDGESVESSHQSATEVLDAESTGKPSVWTRPIEYVGVDATYFASLVHPVENQIKDRTIESVQSQVTYPAQEKHFSDVSIELTSVPIQLAPQGTGPKAEATHHFQLYAGPKRAHLMAAVGAADVTEYHIGWNPFFFLEPLVRLLVIPMLALLNGLHALGINYGIAIILLTIIVRTCLMPLTRKQAQSAQRMKEMQPKLKELQKKFAGDADGLRRAQLELYSKHGFNPLAGCWPVLLQMPIFFALYRALSVSVDLRRASFLWIDNLAAPDALFELPFRVPFLGWTEFNLLPILTIILFVAQQKILMPPPADEEQAMQYRMMNIMMVMMGVMFYRVPAGLCIYFITSSLWGMAERWFFDRMNEWYPAKPVEVKEKKPSAVAKFWQQALEAADRQAEQARQMPSAGANSSSKNSQNSKGR from the coding sequence ATGGAACAACGTCGCTTCCTGACCTTTATCGCGCTTTCTGCCCTGGTCATCTTTGGCTGGTCGGGCTTTGTCATGCCCATGCTGTTTCCGCCTCCTCCCAAGGCTGAAAAGCTGGCTGAGAAAGCACCAGATGACCAGGCTGCTGACATTGCCAAGCCGGCGGAACTTCAACCTGACGATGCTTTGGTTCCTGCGAATGTCATTGCGAAAGCTGGTGCAGATGCCAACCAGCCGCCGGCTCTAGCACCAGAAAGAGTTGTCGAACCTCCCAAACTGCAGTCGTTCCCCAACCGACAGATCCTGCTGGGATCAACGAATCCGGACGAGCCATTCTTTCTGGCCGTGAGACTGAACAGCCGCGGTGGTTCTATTGAAACGATCGAGCTGAATGATCCGCGTTATCGATCTCTTGATGACAGCAACCAGCCCGTCAAAGTGGTTGGAGATGATCCACTGCTCAAATTAAAGACCACAGATGTGACAATTGAGGCGATTGATCGCCAGTTGGCTGCATTGGGTTTGAGTCTGGCAAAAATTGATTGGGAAGTTGTACCTGGCAGCGAAAGCCCTGAAGGTGTGACTTTTCGATTCACTTCGCCCGATGGTTCGATTCAACTCGAGAAGGCTTATCGATTGCCCAAAGTGCCGGGGTTGGCTGGCAAAGAACCCACAAAAGCTGAACGCGATAATCTGGGTCAGGGTTATCTGCTCGATTACAGCCTGACAATCAGGAACCTCACGGAGAATCCTCGCGAAGTCAGATACAGCATGCAGGGGCCTGTCGGTGTCCCTCTGGAAAATCCGGAAAACGTCACTAAATATCGTGATGTTCGCGTTGGCTTTGTTCTCCCGGATGGAGAATCTGTCGAGTCATCGCATCAATCGGCGACAGAAGTGCTGGACGCTGAATCCACAGGAAAGCCCTCTGTCTGGACACGTCCGATCGAGTATGTCGGCGTAGATGCCACTTATTTCGCTTCTCTGGTGCATCCTGTTGAGAATCAGATCAAGGATCGCACGATTGAAAGTGTTCAATCTCAGGTCACTTATCCTGCCCAGGAGAAGCACTTCAGTGATGTTTCCATCGAATTGACTTCCGTGCCGATCCAACTGGCTCCTCAAGGCACTGGCCCGAAAGCGGAAGCGACGCATCATTTCCAGCTTTATGCGGGCCCAAAGCGTGCTCATCTGATGGCTGCAGTCGGAGCAGCCGATGTCACGGAGTATCACATTGGCTGGAATCCCTTCTTTTTCCTCGAGCCATTGGTTCGGCTGCTGGTGATCCCGATGCTGGCACTGCTGAATGGCCTGCATGCCCTTGGCATCAATTACGGGATTGCCATCATCCTGTTGACGATCATTGTGCGAACTTGCCTCATGCCTCTGACTCGCAAACAGGCACAAAGCGCACAGCGGATGAAGGAGATGCAGCCCAAACTCAAAGAGCTGCAAAAGAAGTTCGCCGGTGATGCCGATGGGCTCCGACGTGCACAGCTGGAACTTTACAGCAAGCATGGCTTCAACCCCCTGGCGGGTTGCTGGCCCGTGCTATTGCAAATGCCTATTTTCTTTGCCCTTTATCGGGCGTTGAGTGTCTCCGTCGATTTGCGACGTGCCTCATTCCTGTGGATCGACAACCTGGCAGCGCCCGATGCTCTCTTCGAGCTTCCTTTTCGTGTCCCGTTTCTCGGATGGACAGAATTCAATCTGCTGCCCATTTTGACAATCATCCTATTTGTCGCTCAACAGAAGATCTTGATGCCGCCACCTGCTGATGAAGAGCAGGCGATGCAGTACCGCATGATGAATATCATGATGGTCATGATGGGAGTGATGTTCTATCGTGTGCCGGCTGGGCTGTGCATTTACTTTATCACTTCCAGTCTGTGGGGCATGGCCGAACGCTGGTTCTTCGATCGCATGAACGAATGGTATCCAGCCAAACCGGTCGAAGTGAAAGAAAAGAAGCCATCGGCTGTCGCCAAATTCTGGCAGCAGGCTTTGGAAGCGGCAGATCGACAGGCCGAACAGGCCCGTCAAATGCCATCAGCCGGAGCGAATTCTTCATCGAAGAACAGTCAAAACAGCAAGGGCCGATAG
- a CDS encoding tRNA modification GTPase — MLDLNLSDTIAAIATAPGSAGSGTIRLAGPHTVTVISGLFEASTGTWKTARKATCVHGSIWIPGDRFHIPARLTLWPDHRSYCGQPQAEITLPGCQPLLEATLAECFRHGARGAQPGEFTLRAFLNGKVDLIQAEAVLGVIEARHEADLRVALNQLSGGVSQPLIDLRNDLLNLLADIEAGLDFVDEDIEFVPRSQVIERLQTAFAQLKSIEGRSPSRLTSNSRKRVVLAGRPNAGKSTLLNRLSDADAALVSPIAGTTRDYLLWSIDWEGLSFDLVDTAGWEESLNPITEASQRQREEQMASSDFLLWCSPANLSPAEATEDQEFFDLAASKTSKAVRITTKFDLYEPEKHYLPKDSLVSLSAVNGTGLDQLAGLLRKLLTSDHSLSQFWLGTTAARCHEVLGSTFRALDSALQAARIGTADELLAADLRQVINALGLMTGATQTEDLLDRIFSRFCIGK; from the coding sequence ATGCTCGACTTGAACCTGAGCGACACAATTGCGGCGATTGCGACCGCTCCGGGGTCTGCAGGCTCCGGGACGATTCGCCTCGCCGGCCCGCATACAGTCACCGTCATCAGTGGGTTGTTTGAAGCCTCCACTGGGACATGGAAAACTGCTAGGAAGGCCACCTGTGTTCATGGATCGATCTGGATTCCCGGAGATCGTTTTCACATTCCAGCTCGCTTAACGCTCTGGCCAGATCACCGCAGTTATTGCGGTCAGCCTCAAGCCGAAATCACACTTCCCGGTTGTCAGCCTTTACTCGAAGCAACGTTAGCTGAATGTTTTCGGCACGGTGCCCGTGGTGCTCAGCCAGGCGAATTTACTTTACGGGCTTTCCTGAATGGCAAGGTCGACCTGATTCAAGCCGAAGCAGTTCTTGGCGTGATTGAAGCCCGTCATGAAGCAGATTTGCGTGTGGCGCTCAATCAGCTCAGTGGCGGGGTGTCACAACCCTTGATTGATCTGCGCAATGACCTGCTGAATCTGCTCGCTGATATCGAAGCGGGCCTCGATTTTGTCGATGAAGATATCGAATTTGTCCCTCGTTCTCAGGTCATCGAGCGATTGCAGACAGCGTTCGCCCAATTGAAATCAATCGAAGGACGCTCACCATCGCGATTGACCTCGAATTCCCGCAAGCGCGTGGTTCTGGCTGGTCGTCCGAATGCCGGGAAAAGTACGCTGCTCAATCGTCTCTCCGATGCAGATGCCGCCCTTGTTTCGCCCATTGCAGGGACAACCAGAGATTACCTTCTCTGGTCAATCGATTGGGAAGGTTTGTCGTTTGATTTGGTTGACACGGCAGGCTGGGAAGAGAGCCTCAATCCGATTACGGAGGCCTCGCAAAGGCAACGCGAAGAGCAGATGGCCTCCAGTGATTTTCTCCTCTGGTGTTCGCCTGCCAATTTATCGCCAGCCGAAGCGACCGAGGATCAAGAGTTTTTTGATCTGGCCGCCTCAAAAACCTCTAAGGCCGTCCGCATCACCACCAAGTTCGATCTTTATGAACCAGAGAAACATTATCTGCCTAAGGATTCTCTGGTTTCGTTATCTGCCGTGAATGGGACAGGACTGGATCAATTGGCGGGTCTGCTCCGCAAACTGCTGACGAGCGATCATTCCTTGTCGCAATTCTGGCTGGGAACCACAGCGGCTCGCTGCCATGAAGTGCTAGGTTCAACATTCAGAGCACTCGATTCTGCACTTCAGGCTGCGCGAATTGGAACTGCCGATGAACTGCTGGCAGCAGATCTCCGGCAGGTCATCAATGCTCTGGGCTTGATGACCGGTGCCACACAAACGGAAGATCTTCTCGACCGCATTTTCAGTCGATTTTGTATTGGCAAATAA
- a CDS encoding 3-keto-disaccharide hydrolase, translating to MTPRMHNTSRMTLLSRLTLALLVSSFAFVQLSFGHILHAEEPAKKPAAILLFDGQTLNGWKKVGGDATYSIEDGEIVGRVGPGPNTFLRTLATYGDFELKYDVKLDTPGNSGVQFRSHQKDGTGRTFGYQCEIDPSPRQWTGGIYDESRRGWIYPLDKDEQARKAFKIDDWNTFVITTKGPHITTSVNGVRCADLIDTADLEGFIALQVHSGKAGQIRWRNIQLTPLGQSAWKPLWNQKDLAGFRAIGGGEWKVADGELVGTSSKEESRHGLLITEDAFRDFAVRVEFKAVTGNSGLYFRCVEADPYGVAGFQAEIDPTKDVGGLYETNGRAWIFQPSAEQLKKAFKPGEWNEMTVVALGERIVIHLNGIKTVDFIDKGGRAAGKIALQLHGGDDMDVRFRKVEIMRLDDIACCTE from the coding sequence GTGACACCAAGGATGCATAACACTTCGCGAATGACTCTCCTCTCTCGACTGACATTGGCACTTCTCGTTTCCAGTTTTGCCTTTGTTCAGCTTTCATTCGGTCACATACTGCACGCAGAAGAGCCCGCGAAAAAGCCGGCTGCCATACTGCTTTTCGATGGTCAAACTCTTAATGGCTGGAAGAAAGTCGGGGGAGACGCCACTTATTCGATTGAGGATGGTGAGATCGTGGGTCGCGTGGGCCCAGGGCCCAACACTTTCTTGCGAACGCTGGCGACCTATGGCGATTTCGAACTGAAGTACGATGTAAAACTTGATACTCCGGGCAATAGCGGAGTTCAGTTTCGCAGCCACCAGAAGGATGGTACGGGCCGGACCTTCGGCTACCAGTGCGAAATTGATCCCTCACCTCGCCAGTGGACGGGTGGCATATATGATGAATCCCGTCGCGGGTGGATCTATCCTCTCGACAAGGACGAGCAGGCCCGCAAGGCCTTTAAAATTGATGACTGGAACACGTTTGTCATTACAACCAAAGGGCCGCACATCACCACCAGTGTGAATGGAGTGCGCTGTGCCGATCTGATCGATACAGCCGATCTGGAAGGGTTTATCGCACTCCAGGTTCACTCAGGAAAAGCAGGGCAGATTCGCTGGCGGAACATTCAGTTAACACCACTGGGACAATCGGCGTGGAAGCCACTGTGGAATCAGAAGGATCTGGCTGGCTTTCGTGCGATTGGCGGTGGCGAATGGAAAGTCGCTGATGGTGAACTCGTCGGCACATCCAGCAAGGAGGAGTCTCGTCATGGTTTGTTGATTACGGAAGATGCCTTCCGGGATTTTGCAGTGCGTGTCGAGTTCAAAGCCGTCACTGGAAACAGTGGACTTTACTTCCGCTGTGTTGAGGCAGATCCTTACGGTGTCGCAGGCTTTCAGGCCGAGATCGATCCCACGAAAGATGTGGGCGGATTGTACGAAACCAATGGCAGAGCCTGGATTTTCCAGCCGAGTGCCGAACAGTTAAAGAAAGCCTTCAAGCCTGGCGAGTGGAATGAAATGACTGTGGTTGCTCTGGGTGAGCGAATTGTCATTCACCTCAATGGGATCAAGACCGTCGATTTTATCGACAAAGGGGGTAGGGCCGCGGGGAAAATCGCTCTGCAACTCCACGGCGGCGATGATATGGATGTTCGCTTCCGCAAGGTAGAAATCATGCGGTTAGACGACATTGCCTGTTGCACGGAATAA